The window GCGCGGGCGCCGCGGGCTATGTCTACAAGGACGTGGACCCCGACGCCCTCGCCGGCGCCATCCGCTCGGTGCACGCGGGGCACGTCCTGCTCCAGGCCGAGGTGGCCGGGGCGCTGCTGTCCCAGGAGGAGACCAACTACGGCCAGGGCAGAGGCGGTTCGCTCACGGAGCGGGAGCGCGAGGTGCTCGGCCTGATCGCCGACGGCCGCTCCAACCGCGAGATAGCCCGTGCCCTCGTCCTCTCCGAGAAGACCGTCAAGACGCATGTCTCGAACATCCTTATGAAGCTGGACCTCGCCGACCGCACCCAGGCCGCACTGTGGGCCGTACGGCACGGCGTGGCGGGCTGATGACCTGCTGATCGGTTCGATCGCGGCTCTTCGTGCCGGAAAAGCGGAGGGTCTTCTTCCGGGCTGAGATTCATACCGTCGTGGGAATGTCCCCCGGATGGCGCATCCTTCCTCGATCTCCGCCGTTCTCCAGTGCGTGCTGCGGCGCTTTGCCGCAGTGGTTCACAAGGAGAGGGCTCACGAAGTGAAGAACCTGAAGAAGGCCGCAGCCGTCACGATGGTGGCCGGTGGCCTGGTTGC of the Streptomyces aurantiacus genome contains:
- a CDS encoding response regulator, which codes for MADAIKVLLVDDHQVVRRGLRTFLEVQDDIEVVGEASDGAEGVARAEELKPDVVLMDVKMPGMDGVEALRRLRALDNPARVLIVTSFTEQRTVVPALRAGAAGYVYKDVDPDALAGAIRSVHAGHVLLQAEVAGALLSQEETNYGQGRGGSLTEREREVLGLIADGRSNREIARALVLSEKTVKTHVSNILMKLDLADRTQAALWAVRHGVAG